The Epinephelus lanceolatus isolate andai-2023 chromosome 1, ASM4190304v1, whole genome shotgun sequence genome has a window encoding:
- the myorg gene encoding myogenesis-regulating glycosidase: MYQVVPGGAGGTITDALPKQKHSKDTRPLVGAGVIGLVLVIAAVTAWCYYIASLRKAELLKTQLLDLNKDGYIIRNQGGSIVFRMDFRSGTLDLDSCSKEGEMLSCSRTSDRNLNFFIETVRPKDTVQCYRVRWEELVPDIPVEHAMTYKFAHWYGGAVSAIQHWPISIYGQQAPKPFVTSDIYSNRHEFGGILESYWLSSNATAIKINNSVPFHLGWNDTEKTMSFQARYNDSPFKPNPGEAPCAELSYRVCVGLDVTSIHKYMVRRYFNKPYKVPAKSMFRHPIWSTWALHKTDIDQEKLLTYAANIRKYNFTCSHLGLDDRYTSRHGEFDFDPIKFPNASAMFQKLKSDGFMVSLWIHPFVNYDSANFHYCVERGLLVREPTGRLPALVRWWNGIGGIVDFTNPEARNWFSSQLRSLRSSYGVSSFKFDAGETSYLPWKFSTFTPIRDPSFFTRRYTEMAIPYNDRAELRSGYQSQNISCFFRPIDRDSVWGYELGLKSLIPTVLTISILGYQFILPDMIGGNAYLNRTDGDRVLPDRELYIRWLELAAFMPSMQFSVPPWEYDNEVVEIARKYTAIHESIVAPRVLELAGEVLDTGDPIIRPLWWIATLDETAYKIDSQFLIGDDLMVAPVLEPGKQERDIYLPAGRWRSYKGERFDIKEPLHLTDYPVDLDEIAYFVWV, from the exons ATGTACCAAGTTGTGCCAGGAGGGGCGGGAGGCACAATTACAGATGCACTCCCCAAGCAGAAACACAGCAAGGACACTCGACCCTTAGTCGGAGCTGGAGTAATCGGTCTGGTGCTGGTAATTGCAGCAGTGACTGCATGGTGTTATTACATAGCCTCTCTACGCAAAGCTGAGCTGCTTAAGACTCAGCTTCTGGATCTGAATAAAGATGGCTACATTATCCGTAACCAGGGAGGGTCTATTGTTTTCAGAATGGATTTCAG GTCAGGTACACTTGATTTGGATTCATGCTCCAAAGAAGGGGAGATGCTGAGCTGCTCACGCACCTCTGATAGAAATCTGAATTTCTTCATTGAGACAGTGCGACCCAAAGACACGGTACAATGCTATCGTGTGCGCTGGGAGGAACTGGTTCCTGACATTCCTGTTGAGCATGCCATGACATACAAGTTTGCACACTGGTATGGTGGTGCAGTGTCAGCAATTCAACACTGGCCTATTTCTATTTACGGCCAACAGGCTCCCAAACCCTTTGTCACTAGTGACATTTACTCAAACCGCCATGAATTTGGTGGAATTTTGGAGAGTTATTGGCTTTCCTCCAATGCTACAGCCATCAAGATAAATAATTCAGTGCCCTTCCACCTGGGCTGGAATGACACTGAGAAGACCATGTCCTTCCAAGCGCGATACAATGACAGTCCCTTCAAGCCAAACCCAGGAGAGGCTCCATGTGCTGAACTCAGctacagagtgtgtgtgggcTTGGATGTGACATCCATACACAAGTACATGGTCCGCAGATACTTCAACAAACCATACAAAGTACCTGCCAAATCCATGTTTCGCCATCCTATATGGTCCACCTGGGCGCTACATAAGACTGACATTGACCAAGAGAAACTCTTGACGTATGCCGCCAACATTCGCAAGTATAACTTTACCTGTAGTCACCTGGGACTAGACGATCGATACACCAGCCGCCACGGAGAATTTGACTTTGACCCAATAAAGTTCCCCAATGCCTCAGCCATGTTCCAAAAGCTGAAATCTGATGGATTTATGGTGTCGCTTTGGATTCACCCGTTTGTCAATTATGACTCTGCAAACTTCCATTACTGCGTAGAGAGGGGGCTTTTAGTCCGAGAGCCTACAGGCCGGCTGCCAGCTTTGGTGCGCTGGTGGAATGGCATTGGCGGAATTGTGGACTTTACAAATCCAGAAGCCCGTAATTGGTTTTCCTCCCAGCTCCGTTCACTGCGCTCGAGCTATGGAGTGTCATCTTTCAAATTTGATGCTGGGGAGACCAGTTACTTACCATGGAAATTTAGTACCTTTACTCCCATTCGGGACCCAAGTTTTTTCACAAGACGTTACACGGAAATGGCTATTCCCTACAATGACAGAGCTGAGCTGCGCAGTGGCTACCAGTCCCAGAACATATCCTGCTTCTTCAGACCAATTGACAGAGACTCTGTGTGGGGCTATGAGCTGGGTCTCAAGTCCCTTATCCCCACAGTGCTCACCATCAGCATCCTCGGCTATCAGTTCATTCTACCTGACATGATCGGAGGGAATGCCTATCTGAACCGCACTGATGGAGATCGTGTATTACCCGATCGCGAGCTCTATATCCGCTGGCTGGAGCTGGCAGCCTTCATGCCCTCCATGCAGTTTTCTGTCCCGCCATGGGAATACGACAATGAGGTAGTTGAAATTGCTCGGAAATACACAGCCATCCACGAAAGTATTGTGGCGCCACGGGTCCTGGAGCTGGCTGGCGAGGTGCTGGACACCGGGGACCCAATCATACGGCCCCTGTGGTGGATTGCCACACTTGATGAGACAGCCTATAAAATCGACTCCCAGTTCCTGATTGGGGATGACCTCATGGTAGCCCCAGTTTTGGAGCCTGGAAAGCAAGAGCGTGACATCTACCTCCCTGCCGGCCGTTGGAGAAGCTACAAGGGGGAGAGATTTGATATCAAGGAGCCACTGCATCTCACAGACTATCCTGTAGACCTGGATGAAATTGCTTACTTTGTTTGGGTGTAG
- the LOC117257516 gene encoding uncharacterized protein LOC117257516 isoform X1: MAPQLYITMYKEQFASPGRVKREQLRPTSAHRRNNPQPRPDFLFPWSLQPNYRSRLTPPRNSPPVDIGRPLFPPVKHLSFHSPVTTCPDNYLNTVDTGKPNHMPPVNPSTAQALPSADALQKVQLTEPPSGTGFTSHLALKRDYQRNLHPLSAQQLRQHAAAQLRTRPQTSNPQHHFLRTQYRRSCSRSSWDFSSGCYSCFHVVKPYQAGHYIIHPEFVSECLR; encoded by the exons ATGGCTCCCCAGCTTTACATCACCATGTACAAAGAGCAGTTTGCCTCTCCTGGCAGAGTGAAACGAGAACAACTTCGACCCACCTCTGCCCACCGCAGGAACAACCCCCAGCCCAGGCCG GACTTTCTGTTTCCCTGGAGTCTCCAGCCCAACTACAGATCACGCCTCACACCACCACGCAACTCGCCCCCTGTGGACATTGGCCGTCCTCTCTTTCCCCCTGTCAAACATTTATCATTCCACAGTCCAGTTACGACTTGTCCGGACAACTACCTAAACACTGTGGATACAGgcaaaccaaaccacatgcccCCTGTCAATCCATCCACAGCACAAGCTCTGCCCTCTGCTGACGCCCTGCAGAAAGTACAGCTGACGGAGCCTCCTTCTGGCACTGGATTTACGTCCCACTTGGCTTTGAAGAG GGATTATCAGAGGAACCTTCATCCACTCTCAGCACAGCAACTCAG GCAACATGCAGCTGCTCAGCTTCGGACAAGACCTCAAACCAGTAACCCTCAGCACCACTTCCTGCGCACACAATACCGGAGGTCTTGCTCTCGTAGCAGCTGGGATTTTAG CAGTGGGTGCTACAGCTGCTTCCACGTGGTGAAGCCCTACCAAGCTGGACACTACATCATACACCCAGAGTTTGTGTCCGAGTGCCTTCGTTAG
- the LOC117257373 gene encoding BOS complex subunit ncln, with product MLLRDLSVAAVLQLLLCVQCLHGSALPAVSSYEFTAYRMQQYNLAQQKHGCRGAIVVAEARSADEPVLTRRCVIMKVVDFTTEKYLEAQRQSAAAILILLPKNISSIPHDTIQSFMVSESEALLKETLMPVYVATEDEQLLYMYEEVKQAAATRTSSIFVRVLRSMVTATAFQILVSNNAPIKGITDNAVVALEGVLPGAGDDAPTIVITAHYDSYGLAPWLSYGADSNGSGVIILLELARLFQKLFSSPRTRPPYHLMFSLTGGGKYNFLGTRRWIEENLDHAESSLLHDNVAFVVCLDTLANGDELYMHVSRPPKPDAPMHSFIQQLEEVVSSRFPWVKVGLVHKKINLVESTVAWEHERYSLRRIPSFTLSHLEDPKSELRGSMLDTMSQVDFRKMKRNGIIIAEALARYMYNLSDKGSPKDVQVFKGQLDFHDGRISSLMSFLTSVPRATQLLDKEPGHILLVNSLEHEFKRYLQQVHRHAFRQDRRDPDITFFDQMNQPIVMYRVKPAAFDLFLGGCIAAYLGIVYYTIQNFGYLYTKLKAAVKSKHE from the exons ATGTTGCTGAGAGACCTGAGTGTAGCTgctgtgctgcagctgctgctctgtgtccAGTGTCTGCATGGCTCTGCTCTCCCCGCTGTCTCCTCCTATGAGTTCACAGCCTACAGGATGCAACAGTACAACTTGGCACAACAGAAGCATG GTTGCCGTGGAGCCATCGTGGTAGCAGAGGCACGCTCAGCAGACGAGCCAGTGCTGACACGCCGCTGCGTCATAATGAAGGTGGTGGACTTCACCACAGAAAAATACCTCGAGGCTCAGAGGCAAAGTGCAGCTGCCATCCTGATCCTGCTGCCCAAAAACATCTCCAGCATCCCACATGACACCATACAG TCTTTCATGGTGAGTGAGAGTGAGGCCTTGCTGAAGGAGACTCTAATGCCTGTGTATGTGGCGACTGAGGATGAACAGCTGCTTTACATGTATGAGGAGGTCAAGCAGGCTGCAGCCACCCGGACCTCATCTATATTTGTCAGAG TCCTTCGAAGTATGGTTACAGCTACGGCCTTTCAGATCTTAGTGAGCAACAATGCCCCTATTAAGGGCATCACTGACAACGCCGTTGTTGCACTGGAG GGAGTGCTTCCTGGAGCTGGGGATGATGCACCAACTATCGTCATCACTGCCCACTATGATTCCTACGGTCTGGCACCG TGGTTATCGTATGGAGCAGACTCTAATGGCAGTGGGGTCATCATCCTGTTGGAGTTGGCACGTCTCTTTCAGAAGCTTTTTAGTAGTCCAAGAACAAGACCACC ATATCATTTGATGTTCTCCTTAACTGGAGGAGGAAAATACAATTTCCTTGGCACAAGGAGATGGATTGAAGAGAATCTGGACCATGCTG AGTCCAGCCTGCTCCATGACAACGTGGCATTCGTTGTGTGTTTGGATACACTCGCCAACGGTGATGAACTGTACATGCACGTGTCCCGCCCTCCTAAACCCGACGCTCCCATGCACTCTTTCATTCAACAACTGGAAGAG GTGGTGTCCTCCAGATTCCCCTGGGTGAAGGTGGGATTGGTCCATAAGAAGATCAATCTTGTGGAGTCCACAGTAGCATGGGAGCACGAGCGCTACAGCCTGCGCAGGATACCAAGTTTCACACTGTCTCATCTGGAGGACCCCAAATCTGAGCTCCGTGGCTCCATGCTAGACACCAT GTCACAAGTGGACTTCAGGAAAATGAAGCGCAATGGCATCATCATAGCAGAAGCACTGGCACGTTATATGTACAATCTCTCTGACAAG GGTTCACCTAAAGACGTGCAGGTTTTCAAGGGCCAATTG GACTTCCACGACGGCCGTATCTCCAGTCTGATGTCCTTCCTCACATCAGTTCCCCGGGCCACCCAGCTGCTGGATAAAGAGCCCGGTCACATCCTGCTGGTTAACTCACTGGAGCACGAATTCAAACGTTACCTACAGCAAGTTCACAGGCACGCCTTCCGACAGGACAGGAG GGACCCTGATATTACCTTCTTTGATCAAATGAACCAACCAATAGTGATGTACAG AGTGAAGCCTGCAGCTTTTGATCTCTTCCTCGGCGGCTGCATCGCTGCTTATCTGGGGATCGTTTACTACACCATTCAG AATTTCGGTTATCTCTACACAAAGCTCAAAGCGGCAGTGAAATCCAAGCACGAGTAA
- the LOC117257516 gene encoding uncharacterized protein LOC117257516 isoform X2, whose translation MAPQLYITMYKEQFASPGRVKREQLRPTSAHRRNNPQPRPDFLFPWSLQPNYRSRLTPPRNSPPVDIGRPLFPPVKHLSFHSPVTTCPDNYLNTVDTGKPNHMPPVNPSTAQALPSADALQKVQLTEPPSGTGFTSHLALKRDYQRNLHPLSAQQLRQHAAAQLRTRPQTSNPQHHFLRTQYRRSCSRSSWDFSGCYSCFHVVKPYQAGHYIIHPEFVSECLR comes from the exons ATGGCTCCCCAGCTTTACATCACCATGTACAAAGAGCAGTTTGCCTCTCCTGGCAGAGTGAAACGAGAACAACTTCGACCCACCTCTGCCCACCGCAGGAACAACCCCCAGCCCAGGCCG GACTTTCTGTTTCCCTGGAGTCTCCAGCCCAACTACAGATCACGCCTCACACCACCACGCAACTCGCCCCCTGTGGACATTGGCCGTCCTCTCTTTCCCCCTGTCAAACATTTATCATTCCACAGTCCAGTTACGACTTGTCCGGACAACTACCTAAACACTGTGGATACAGgcaaaccaaaccacatgcccCCTGTCAATCCATCCACAGCACAAGCTCTGCCCTCTGCTGACGCCCTGCAGAAAGTACAGCTGACGGAGCCTCCTTCTGGCACTGGATTTACGTCCCACTTGGCTTTGAAGAG GGATTATCAGAGGAACCTTCATCCACTCTCAGCACAGCAACTCAG GCAACATGCAGCTGCTCAGCTTCGGACAAGACCTCAAACCAGTAACCCTCAGCACCACTTCCTGCGCACACAATACCGGAGGTCTTGCTCTCGTAGCAGCTGGGATTTTAG TGGGTGCTACAGCTGCTTCCACGTGGTGAAGCCCTACCAAGCTGGACACTACATCATACACCCAGAGTTTGTGTCCGAGTGCCTTCGTTAG